In a genomic window of Polycladomyces abyssicola:
- a CDS encoding GNAT family N-acetyltransferase: MAIRIREGTLNDCSAIAKVHVDSWRTTYNSIVPNEYLINMSYSDSEKRWIKRLQQADNQHKLYVAENESGTIVGFAGGGRERSGEPGYDGELYAIYLLKEFQRQGIGKLLFKAVVDHLATQFRSMLVWVLAENDSRYFYEALGGIYIRESTITIAGKELIEVAYGWSDIRKLKDNL; the protein is encoded by the coding sequence ATGGCAATTAGAATCCGTGAGGGGACGCTCAATGACTGTTCTGCTATTGCAAAAGTTCATGTCGATAGTTGGCGTACTACTTACAACTCCATTGTTCCAAATGAATATCTAATCAACATGTCTTATTCCGACAGTGAGAAAAGATGGATTAAGCGACTACAACAAGCCGACAATCAACACAAATTGTATGTTGCGGAAAATGAGTCCGGGACAATTGTTGGATTCGCAGGTGGAGGACGTGAACGTTCTGGCGAACCCGGTTACGACGGTGAATTGTACGCTATATATCTGCTAAAGGAGTTTCAAAGACAAGGCATTGGTAAACTACTTTTTAAAGCAGTGGTTGATCACCTTGCGACACAATTTCGCTCGATGCTTGTGTGGGTCTTGGCAGAAAATGATTCCCGTTACTTTTATGAGGCTCTTGGAGGTATCTATATCCGTGAGAGCACAATTACGATTGCTGGAAAGGAACTTATAGAAGTCGCCTACGGATGGTCTGATATTCGAAAGTTAAAAGATAACCTGTAG
- a CDS encoding DUF1963 domain-containing protein: MEQGVSLEQIKLLISFNMTQDEKKKLCQYIMQLPQSELISLARQVMELEDESHIQEILALLVKIRPSSLSELQKEWIDKEQFYPGTLYRKANAEVRTLLLQRMEEASSLDSLTVNHLLLSLAWVGDEEVQRQFSLWRQNPPSWADKLCIPPEEYSYEANWKLDENGKRQDLVYEEHIYTAALAAQKNIWLEERCQCCGWKLAVLFDLDLSNPKLHFLGMQGKYLRIATCIQCTCYSTIYTEVDGDGNVRWSFYNEKPEYCYHQPDGNYEDFGVTCFDVGPKQEAWEELYFEEKSKIGGYPVWINDAYFPNCPRCQEKMPFIAQHYEEGQEGLIYVYLCSSCEVVATHYDQT, translated from the coding sequence ATGGAGCAAGGGGTTTCCTTAGAACAAATCAAACTACTTATATCATTCAACATGACTCAAGATGAGAAAAAAAAGCTGTGTCAATATATCATGCAATTACCTCAATCAGAGTTGATCAGCCTAGCTAGACAGGTAATGGAGTTAGAAGATGAATCCCATATACAGGAAATTCTAGCACTGCTAGTAAAAATCAGACCTTCTTCACTGAGTGAACTTCAAAAAGAATGGATTGATAAAGAGCAATTCTATCCTGGAACTTTATACCGAAAAGCAAATGCAGAGGTTCGTACTCTTCTTCTTCAACGAATGGAGGAGGCTTCTTCCCTTGATTCTTTGACAGTTAATCATTTATTACTATCACTTGCTTGGGTAGGTGATGAAGAAGTTCAGCGGCAGTTTTCTCTATGGAGGCAGAACCCACCATCTTGGGCTGATAAGCTATGTATCCCTCCCGAAGAGTATTCATATGAAGCAAATTGGAAATTAGATGAGAATGGAAAGAGACAAGATTTAGTCTATGAAGAACATATCTATACTGCTGCATTAGCAGCACAAAAAAATATTTGGTTAGAGGAAAGGTGTCAATGCTGTGGTTGGAAACTAGCAGTTCTATTTGATTTGGACCTTTCTAATCCTAAGTTGCATTTTCTAGGTATGCAAGGAAAATATCTTCGAATAGCTACTTGTATTCAATGTACATGTTATTCCACTATTTACACAGAAGTAGATGGGGATGGGAATGTAAGGTGGAGTTTTTATAACGAGAAACCAGAATATTGTTATCACCAACCTGATGGTAACTACGAAGATTTTGGGGTGACCTGTTTTGATGTAGGACCTAAGCAAGAAGCATGGGAAGAACTTTATTTTGAAGAGAAATCTAAGATTGGTGGATATCCAGTATGGATTAATGATGCTTATTTCCCTAATTGTCCACGTTGCCAAGAAAAGATGCCTTTTATCGCACAGCATTATGAAGAGGGCCAAGAAGGACTTATTTACGTTTATTTATGTAGCTCCTGTGAGGTTGTAGCAACCCACTATGATCAAACATAG
- a CDS encoding superoxide dismutase, which produces MAKHELPALPYAHDALEPYIDAQTMEIHHGRHHATYVNNLNAALEGHTALAEKSIEDLLRNIDQVPESIRTAVRNNGGGHANHSLFWQIMSPNGGGEPSGELANAINQAFGSFDRFKEEFTKAATTRFGSGWAWLVVKKDGSLAVTSTPNQDSPLMDGDTPILGLDVWEHAYYLKYQNKRPEYIKAFWNVVNWDEVAKRYQAARG; this is translated from the coding sequence ATGGCCAAGCACGAACTGCCTGCATTGCCGTATGCCCATGACGCGTTGGAGCCGTACATCGATGCGCAAACGATGGAAATTCACCATGGCCGGCATCACGCCACATATGTCAACAACTTGAATGCGGCGTTGGAAGGTCACACCGCCTTGGCGGAAAAATCCATTGAAGACTTGTTGCGCAACATTGACCAAGTACCGGAAAGCATTCGTACCGCTGTGCGCAACAACGGAGGCGGTCATGCGAACCACAGCCTGTTCTGGCAAATCATGAGTCCGAATGGTGGCGGTGAACCGAGCGGGGAGCTGGCTAACGCGATCAACCAAGCTTTCGGCAGCTTCGACCGATTCAAAGAAGAATTCACCAAAGCGGCAACCACCCGTTTCGGTAGCGGTTGGGCTTGGCTGGTCGTGAAAAAAGACGGTTCCTTGGCCGTGACGAGCACACCGAACCAAGACAGCCCGCTGATGGATGGCGACACGCCGATTTTGGGCTTGGACGTGTGGGAGCACGCCTACTATCTCAAATATCAAAACAAGCGTCCGGAATACATCAAAGCGTTCTGGAACGTGGTAAACTGGGACGAAGTCGCCAAACGGTACCAAGCGGCGCGCGGATAA
- a CDS encoding HAD family hydrolase — protein sequence MILFDVDGVFLSEDRCFDASALSVWELLYNPRYLGLRGDVFTTQPSEEKIRQLRQLVFDSDRVLDWIKTRGINSNWDMVQMTFSLQWLRLLKQIQAERPEWVAEAMSGPVTADVLRQLGGRLREAGIMYEPQFDAFIPALAESNVTKQELIAYFNTLAKAWLGMETEAFSPKSALWELGRHVFQEWYLGDDRYRQVEDKAPATPGKNGFLHQEIPLADPRKIRQVLDGLRREGIVLGLGTGRPLIETEVPLTALGLYDAFDPERIVTADDVIQAEQAHPEHAPLGKPQPYTYLKGYFGRSKADAEVLTVDLPLSKGEEVLIVGDSIADLLAARKMGCKFAATLTGLTGEAARAKFEELGADYIVRDVTELSRVISGTGR from the coding sequence ATGATCTTGTTTGACGTGGATGGGGTATTTTTAAGCGAGGACCGATGCTTTGACGCTTCCGCACTCTCCGTGTGGGAGCTGCTGTACAATCCCCGTTATTTGGGATTGCGGGGAGATGTGTTTACCACACAACCATCCGAGGAAAAAATCCGTCAACTGCGCCAGTTGGTGTTTGACAGCGACCGGGTGCTGGATTGGATCAAAACGCGGGGGATCAACTCCAACTGGGATATGGTACAGATGACGTTTTCCCTGCAGTGGCTCCGCTTGCTGAAACAAATTCAAGCCGAGCGGCCGGAGTGGGTGGCGGAAGCGATGAGCGGCCCCGTCACAGCCGATGTGTTGCGCCAGTTGGGCGGACGGTTGCGTGAAGCGGGCATCATGTATGAGCCGCAGTTTGACGCGTTCATCCCGGCATTGGCCGAATCCAATGTCACCAAACAGGAATTGATCGCGTATTTCAATACGTTGGCGAAAGCGTGGTTGGGTATGGAAACCGAGGCGTTCTCGCCCAAAAGCGCGTTGTGGGAGCTGGGGCGTCATGTGTTCCAGGAATGGTATCTGGGTGACGACCGATACCGGCAGGTGGAAGACAAGGCACCGGCCACACCGGGCAAAAACGGATTTTTGCACCAGGAGATTCCGCTGGCCGATCCCCGGAAGATTAGACAAGTGCTGGACGGGTTACGGAGAGAGGGTATCGTGTTGGGATTGGGAACCGGCCGTCCGCTGATTGAGACGGAAGTGCCGCTTACCGCCCTCGGATTGTATGATGCGTTTGACCCGGAACGGATCGTCACCGCAGATGATGTGATTCAGGCTGAACAGGCGCACCCGGAACATGCCCCGCTCGGTAAACCGCAACCGTACACATATTTAAAAGGATATTTCGGTCGGAGCAAAGCGGATGCAGAGGTGCTCACCGTCGATTTGCCTTTGTCCAAAGGCGAAGAAGTGTTGATCGTGGGGGATTCGATTGCCGATTTGTTGGCAGCCCGAAAAATGGGTTGCAAGTTTGCAGCCACGTTGACGGGATTGACCGGAGAGGCCGCGCGAGCCAAGTTTGAGGAGTTGGGCGCCGATTATATTGTGCGCGATGTGACAGAATTGTCTCGCGTTATCAGCGGAACCGGACGGTAA